Genomic DNA from Cheilinus undulatus linkage group 10, ASM1832078v1, whole genome shotgun sequence:
GGGACAAACTGAGTCTCATTCGATGACAAGAGTCAGTTATTTGCACCACAGAATAACTCGCATTCAATGACAAGCTTCTGCTTCCAACCAGCTGATTAAGAATTAATCAATTACAATCGCGCATACAAActttgataaaaagaaatgaaaacgCACCCATAAGACAAGTAACACTCAATATATTCAGCATTGACACGAAATATAACTACTACTAGTAACGGAGCAAACTAAGAGGGTTTCAATTTAGAAAACATACAGTCTATAAAACGTGCAAACCAACCATTTATTGTAAAATAGTGTTGCGCAGCTCGCTATAACCTACAAAAAGTACCTATGTGACGTTATATTTAACCGAACGTGACGGAAAATCGTTTAACAATGATAGCAAATCAGTTATTATAGTAAGGCTTGGATTACAGGTAAAACCTTTAACAAACTTTGGCTGATAACGAAGTTGATAGTGAGCTAGCTCAGCAACACGATACAGCCATTGTAGCACTAAGTTATTAGCCTGTTCTGTAGCTAACTTACATTAGCTGATAAGATAACAAGTGTCCTAACTAACGTTATACTAGGCTAATGTCGCTCGTATTAGATCGATGCGACCCTTTAATAACCTGTCAATATCCTCATTGCAGTCATATTTGTTACACTACAAGATACAAATGCCTGTTAAGAGATGTAACAGCCGGGCCGATAGAGTCTGTTATTTAGTTGTAGCGATAGCTGTGGTTCGAAGCCTGTTTGCAAGCTAGCATGCTACAGCTGCCCTGATGTATTACCTGCATTCAGTGGTTCCTTAGCAACCGAAGCAGCACACAGAGCGTCGGACAGAGGGCAGTACAGCGGGATTATTTATAGCCTTTGGGCGATACCAATATGGAGGTAGAGCGATTAAACTACCTACAAACAAGTCATGATTCCAGGCAACCGATGCACAGTTATGTTTACGCTGCTTGAACCGTGTGAACATTGATTgggaatttaaatttttatgatATAGTTCAACAGCACAAATTATGAATAAATTGGACATCTTCGTCCAGTTAAACGCCGTACAGATAGATCCTTCTACATAAAGCAACAGCAGTGGATCAAACTTACAGCCGTACATTAAAGTAAACAACTAGCgtattcctgttttttttttttttttgtcaatgaaaagAATACCACGGTCAGGTagagaaaacatatttctatttgGTTTAGAACCCCCTCACTGAAATGCCACAGTGAACGCCATCCACGCATGCGCGATCAAGTCTAGACTGGACAGGATATGAACTCTGCTCAACAGTCGCATAAACCACTTTACTTTTTTTGATAGTCGTTATAGAATTGAATTGCTGCTGTTATTCCGCAACATCATTACAGAGGAAAACCAAGGACAATATGGCAGTAGATAAACTcaagaaagaagaaactcttGCAATGAGGAGGAGACTTATCGGGTATGGAAAACTGATTGTTTTGGTGTGATATTCTTGATGCTAGTTAGCAGTCTCCAGTTCCGTGCTGCGCTGTGTTGTTCATGTACGTAAGCCACTGATCTGTTATTCTTTCTTCAATTTCAGACAGTCATGCAGACTCTTTTACTCAGATGATCCTGTGAAAATCGTAAGAGCAAGAGGACAATATCTATTTGATGAAAATGGCAAGCGCTATCTGGACTGCATCAGTAATGTTCACCATGGTAAAATACTAATCCAGTGCGGAGTCCACGTTTATGACTTCTATAAGACAGAGCATTACTCTGGTGCCTCCAAGTGGTGGGATGTTTTACAATTCTGAGTGCTCTCTATTGCAGTGGGTCATTGCCATCCCGATATAACTAAAGCTGCAGCAGCCCAAATGGATCTCTTGAACACTAATTCAAGATTCCTGCACGATAACATAGTCCTTTATGCAGCCCGCCTGGCCGCCACCTTACCCGAGAAACTGTGCGTCTTCTACTTTGTTAATTCCGGGTAAATAATACTGTTTAATATGCCCACAGTGCCACTTATTGTATGTCTTTGCTGCCAGTAGTTTCACATCTGTTCTGTTGCCAGGTCAGAGGCCAATGATCTCGCCCTGCGCCTGGCACAGCAGTACACCAAGCATGAGGATGTCATTGTGCTTGACCAGTGAGTTCTCTGTTCACTGCCACACTTTCAACCTCTGACAAAACACTAATCAATTACAACAAACTCTGCTTTTATACTAGTGCGTACCATGGGCATCTAGTGTCCCTCATCGACATTAGTCCTTACAAGTTCCGGAAACTGGCAGGACAAAAGGAATGGGTTCATGTGGTCTGTAAATTCATATGGCCCTCATTTACAAAAACTGACAGCGAACAGTAGACTCCTGCCtatctgaaagaaaaatgtcttCCTTCTGCTAGGCACCCTTACCAGATACCTACAGGGGCTTATACAGGGAGAGTCACCCTAATCCAGGACAAGCATACGCTGATGCAGTTCGAGACCTAATCGAAGATGTGCACAGGAAAGGTCGAAAGGTAAGCTTTTTCAAAACACAAGTCACTAAACTGCTGCATTAAACAAAATGCATTTAacatgatttttacattttcataaatgttttcaACAGATTTCTGCCTTCTTTGCCGAATCCTTACCCAGTGTTGGTGGCCAGATCATCTTACCTCAAGGATACTCACCAAAAGTTGCAGAGTGAGCAATGACTTATTTGTTggttctgtttttgttgaacCTTATGAACAATAATAGTGACAGGGTGCTACTTTCTTGAATTCAATGCAGATATGTGCGCTCTGCTGGTGGAGTGTTTGTGGCAGATGAGGTTCAAACCGGCTTTGGACGTGTGGGGAGTCACTTCTGGGCCTTTGAGCTGCAGGGAGAGGGTTTCTGCCCTGACATAGTGACCATGGGCAAACCAATGGGAAATGGGCATCCCCTGGCATGCGTGGCAACCACTGCAGAGATAGCAGGAGCATTCACAGCCAATGGAGTGGAATACTTCAATACAGTGATTAAATATTACCATTTCATAAGAActttattaaatataaaagaatTATCCTTCTGGTTGTAGGGCAGTAATGGGGTATTTACAAAGCATGATTGTTGGAAGTTTTGCTTTAACCTTTGAACTGTCAGACATAAACCCATTTGTTCATCATATGTCATACATGATGAGTTTAAACTACTACTGTCTAAATGTTGATTCATTTAAACTGATtaatcagaagaaaaaataatacaaataaaatgagtGCCATCTAATCTAATTTTTCTAGGGCGGAACATTTAGGGAAAAGTAATCTAATTGTGCCCCCCAAACAAACAAGCCATAAATAATTATCTATTGTAACTAACACAATATTAAACTAAggctgaaaaattaaaaaaaaaaaaatatatattttgactcatattatTAATTAGATATGAATTGTTGACAACAGTTCATATCTAATTTATGCAACAATTTGTTGTACTGAATGGAGTGATCAttgttttgacacaaaaatagggaagtagcattttttttcaaacttttctcaaaaaatgacactttgatCATTGCATGTGTAGGGAATAACGTCTCTGCTGCACAAAAGTTTTAacctggtattttgacacatttcaggtgaaagatatattgcaacttctgtgatttgaaaattgcagcaggccatattgcaatttaatctaaaatcaaattaattgcccagcctcaGTCTTCAGTAACTTAAAATTTGATGAGAACACATAATGATTTCCTTTACTGCtaaattttgtcatttatttatgccAAAGATCAATACAGTCCAAGATTGATTTATAAGGGATTATTGTCTTACCTCCTCCAGTGCATCTAAGAAGATATtcatcagtgttcattttgactgctatttttaattttagacccagttttagtctttagatacAATTTCTATTAGTTTaattcccattttagtcatttctaccatgtatagttttagtcaaattttaatcagtgaaaactcaaaaacatttttgtctagttttagtccataaaaagccCCTACATTTTAGTATTGAACTTATATTCCAAACATTTATTcgcttgcctgaatctggtgccaagtcatggcagtgtgttctctgcaccctgccaaacctagGATCTCTGCTTTGCAttatattttgacagatttacccacagcggagaaatatcatggattttgaatgtctgactaaaactaaattacattttagtctatttttagtctCTGTGATGAAAACTCAACTGACCTTTTGACAGTTTAAGTcctcaaagatctatttttagtttGTCTCATGGTCAATCCCATTTCCTGCCCCTTAGCCCTTCCTCTTGGTTTTGCGCATATATGTCAGGTGAAGgggtgtcccaattctcttttAAATCGAGGGTGAAGGgccaagggctacatagcccttgaaacaaatattttttaggTCAACTTGAAACCAATGGGTATcatgaatttcccaccatgcactgcgCTCACTTGCACAATAGCACAACAGAGGAAGGAggcatgtaaatgtaaatatttctgcatttataAACGATTATAGAAAATGtgacagttgtgttttctcatatattcaattTTTAGCTATTAGGGATGGgagtttgttgtatttttagtATGTACACATGTAAGCAAGGGcttttaactgtataaatatatggAAAAGATCAACAAAGAGATCCACAGTATGAACGAGATGGTcgaagctttattgtcacctctgATAATGCACTGACTAtcagcaatgtgtgatgatgaacagcaatcaagtggcgtctcattccttaagggaaggttttcacccctaccccttACCGTTCCATTTTAAGGGGCAATGGAAAGGGGTAGATGAAGGGGAAGGGTTAaggttaaggggtagaaatgggatcagcctttagtctagtctttatcatggaaaaaaggcagtaacacattttttgtcatagttttagtcgacaaaattcacacagatgcacatgtgcaatcttttctcttttgtttggtATGAATTGATGTTGCCACTTCATAGTCTCATAAAAAGCCCTTGATTACAGattttgttatcattattacaaATCTACCTGTAGTGTTAATGGCATACTGTTTATGTGATTAAGTGCAACTTATTACAAATACTGTACTTGGGTTCTTTTTAATTGATTGACACCATTAGTTTAACCATTATTGCGTAAACGCTTTGGCAGGGTAAAAAGACCAAAaggattgtatttttttaagtctacTGTATTCTTgatatattattataaaaatagACTTGTCTGTTGGCTTCAGTGTGAAGGTTTTTGCAGAACCACTCATTGGTTTACCATTACATTTCTCTAACAAAATAACCTGAAATATGTTCAGTTTaatgcaaacaaacaagcagacaCAGCTTTCTGATTTATAATCCAGAACataataaaatcatttcagtcatttcatgTTAatcttgcatattttttttctctctttttacagTTTGGAGGAAACCCAGTGTCTTGTGCAATTGGCCTAGCGGTCCTTGATGTGATTGAGAAAGAGGACCTGAGAGGAAATGCCACAAGGGTGGGAGCACATCTCAAAGATTTACTCAAGCAGCTCCAATCACAACATCAAATAATTGGTGATGTAAGGTGAGGATGTGGTAACAGCTACACCTAGCCTCCTTAAAAGACCATTGTATTTCTGTTGTAATGAGTAACCAGAATTAAATTCAAAGCTTGGtaacaatcacacacacacacacacaccactggGTGAACTGTAATGAAAAGGTGTGCATATGCATGATTATATATCCACAGAGACTATTAATGCAGCAATATTTATGTAGTGGTAGAATACATTCCTGTTTTTCTCATGCTACACTGTGTGTGTAAACCCTTGTATCACTATATGATTGTCAGTGTCCTGCTGTTAACATATGGTTGAAAAAGTAAAGCCCTTCTATGGTTAAGGTTAAGGAAAACATTGTTTTGGACTTCTGTATCGAAATTCTTTTATACCTGGCATGTTCAACCCCTCTAAAATTAACGAAAATCAGCCATTGTTGCTTTAACCACTTACAGCTGTGATTTTCTATgtgaaaatgattgaaatttTATGTTTGTTATATTGTCTTGAATTAATCAGaacctttttaaatgtttctaagTCAAACTCCGTAATAGTGGTCTGTATGTCCATCTGAATGTTTGAGTCACTGAGAcactaaatattaagtcatcattttttcattatatttgaTCAATAGCTCACCTGTTTAAGACTTATCTCTCGCTGAGCTTTTTCAGTCTGCTTGTTTGTAGTAACTTTTTCCCCTCTGTATATTACAGAGGAGTTGGACTGTTTGTGGGCATTGAACTggttacagacagacagcagaggaCCCCTgccacaaaaacagcagcatggGTGGTGAAAAGGTAAAGGATTGCTGTACAGTACTCTGAAGATTTTTATGATTTACTTTTTGAACCATTCAGATGGAAAGATAAAGTGCCTCTTTGTCATGTGCCATATTTCAACAcaagtattgatttttatctcagattgaAAGAGGAAGATCAGATCTGCATCAGTACAGATGGCCCCTGGGAGAGTGTCTTGAAGTTTAAACCCCCCATGTGCTTCAGTATGGAGGATGCAGAACTGGTGGTGCAATGTATTCATCGCATACTGTCAGGTAGGTTACATGGACGCCACCTTCGCATTTTAACACTGCATGACTGATACTATATTGAAGAGTCTGAACATCTTCTACACTCTCTCACAGACCTGGAGGCCAGAGGCCTTAAACTGGAAAAGGAAGACATCTAAGGTTTGTTAAACCTGTAGAAAAACTTTTAATTGCATCAGACATTGTCAGATGGTCACATTCAGAGTTCAGAGGTAGAGATATGAATGTTGATAGCTGAGGTTCCAGTTGATCAAACAAATTCATTCATTTCACCAGGCAGAAAACATGTTGCTGCCTCCTGATAAACACCAACGACTTTAGGGACTCAGTCACTGTGTTcttaaaattgactttttactGTACAGCCTTTAGTATATGAACTTAGTTCTAGGAATTATCAGTGACAAATGATTTGTAAGAGGAAGACTGCTCTTCCCATTCATCTTTAAACTTTGTCTTCTAGGTTTCGGTGCCAAATCAAAGTGTCTATCATCAGGTTCAAATTACTGCACATCAACATATCTTGGGAGATGGCCAGCATAAAGGATGGTGCTGTTGTTTCCATTCAACATCTAATAAACagcttacattttaaaatcctgaCTCTTACCATCTTTTACCCACAACTGCAATGTATACAGTATCAAGTCCCCACTTGTAACACTGATCAGCAACATGTTCTCAGTACATGTGATTATGATTATCACTTACCAGACCACTATCTTAAACTCCTGGACACATTCACAAACATGATATTGCAGTTTCACATCTACTGGGGTAGGTTTTACACTGCCGAAAGTGAAGCACTCTCCCAGTTTTCCAAAGAGGCATCCTGTGAGATGTTAACATTACTTGTGACAAAACAAGCAAGCCATTTAACAgtacaaaacatttaacattaactttacaaataataacaaaaagatCAGAGTGTAATATAAACCAAAAGTTTATTTCTACCAATTTGCCCAAGACACTAGAGGAATGAGTTTCCAGTGAATGAGGGAGTACCCTCGTACATTAACAGGCTTGCGTTCAGTTGAATAACACTAGTAAAGCCACTTAAAATTGCAAACATGATGGGGGAAGAATCTCcttaaaagccaaaaaaaaaataaaaatgaaagaaaagatgCTGGTTGTTTTCGTCTACTAGACCATCTGCAAACATTCACTTAACATGTTTATAATGAACCCTTTGATTTGTTGAAATCCCTTATTTTAGCCTCATCCTACATCTGAAGCCATGCAACTTGCATCCAACACTCAGCACGggagaaaataactaaaaatctAGAAAcaccaaaaggaaaaaaaagcaaatttgttttatttttgagctttaaaagcTCTTGCTCCTGCTCATCTGTAAATCCAGTAGACATGTAAAAATACAACCATACAATACATTAGATTCAAAAAGGTACCAAAAAgtacagtaaaaataacactTCCATCACTGGAAATGTAAATGGACacaaaacaatataaaataaaaagtggaaaagtgacATTTGCTTCCCCAGTTCCTCACTTGATCTGTACAAATGGAGTATGAGTCCAAATTTCTGCCAACTCCAAAGGAAAAGCCAGAGCCCATGTTCGCTGTGGTCAGACCATGGATCTCTTTTTCTTATTTACTTTAGACCTTAAGAGAAAAACACGGTGCTTAACGTTACTGAGAATAAACCAAATAAGGCATGCAGTTACACAAAGACAAGACAGGTGCATGAATGAGTTTGACAAGTCAGTGAATGGACAGACACTTTGGGGGGGAGGGAGGGGCCTGACCGCTGACTATTACACCTAGCACACGGGTGAAAGGTGAAACGGTCCCTGTTGCTGTTCAACCACCACCAACTCAACCCTTATTGATCAAGTAGTGTTTTTAGAGATGCATCTTAagatggctgacaggtggaatGAATCCATCTTTTATGATCAGACCCCACAGTGCGGCCTACCCTAACCCCACCACAATGCTTGAATGGATTTAGAGTAGATGGACATCTTTGGGGTCAAAAAGGCACCAATGGTTACAGCTATGTTCTCATACTACCACGGATGATGCAAAAATGCATACCTGCACTACGTGTGATCAGTATGGCTTGTAGCTACTCTGGTGGCCTCCACGTCTTGGAGTTTTCCCATAGCTTGTATTGCCCTGGTCTGGAGGACAAGAGAAAAAGGGACTGAGTTCTTTTGTACAACAAGGAGGaccaagaaaaataaagtttctctCATTCTTTTTCTATCCCTGGGGGCACTTATCGCTTACTGTAATCGTAGCCACCCCCATAGCCGTAATAACCAGCAGAGTAGTCATAGTTGCCATAGCCGCCATATCCGTAGCCTTGCTGTCCATAGCCATAGTTCTGGTTGTATCCCTGGTTCCAGTAGTTGTTGTAACCTTGATTCCAGTTCTGGCCCTGGCCTATAAACAACAAGTAAAGCCGTTGGCACAACTCTCCAGCACACAAGACTCACAAAGTCACTGGGCA
This window encodes:
- the phykpl gene encoding 5-phosphohydroxy-L-lysine phospho-lyase codes for the protein MAVDKLKKEETLAMRRRLIGQSCRLFYSDDPVKIVRARGQYLFDENGKRYLDCISNVHHVGHCHPDITKAAAAQMDLLNTNSRFLHDNIVLYAARLAATLPEKLCVFYFVNSGSEANDLALRLAQQYTKHEDVIVLDHAYHGHLVSLIDISPYKFRKLAGQKEWVHVAPLPDTYRGLYRESHPNPGQAYADAVRDLIEDVHRKGRKISAFFAESLPSVGGQIILPQGYSPKVAEYVRSAGGVFVADEVQTGFGRVGSHFWAFELQGEGFCPDIVTMGKPMGNGHPLACVATTAEIAGAFTANGVEYFNTFGGNPVSCAIGLAVLDVIEKEDLRGNATRVGAHLKDLLKQLQSQHQIIGDVRGVGLFVGIELVTDRQQRTPATKTAAWVVKRLKEEDQICISTDGPWESVLKFKPPMCFSMEDAELVVQCIHRILSDLEARGLKLEKEDI